The Thermoflexus sp. genomic sequence GGGATATTCCGTCACCGTTCTGGATGATCTCAGTGGAGGTCGATTGGAGAACCTGGATGGTGTGCGCGATCATCCGGGGCTCCAGGTGATTATCGGGGATGTGCGGGATCGAGCCGCGCTTCAGGCGGCTCTGGAAGAGGTGGAGATGGTTTTTCATCTGGCGGCGGTGGTGGGAGTTCCCCGGGTGCTGGCGGATCCCCTGCGGACGATCCAGGTGAATGTGGAGGGAACGGAGCGGGTTTTGGAGGCGTGTGCTGAGCGCGGGATTCCGGTTTGCGTGGCTTCCTCCTCGGAGGTTTACGGGAAGGGGGTGCGCTGGCCGGCGGGGGAGGCGGATGATCTGCGGCTGGGCCCGCCGACGGTTTCGCGCTGGGCCTATGCGGTGAGTAAGCTGCTGGATGAGCACCTGGCGGTGGCCTGGGCACGCCGGGGCCTTCAGGTCAGCGTGGTTCGCTATTTTAACGTCTACGGCCCGCGGGCGGATCCCCATGGCTACGGCTATGTTGTCGCCCGATTTATGGATCAGGCCCTTCGGGGGGAGCCGCTGACCGTTTATGGAGATGGGCGGCAGACCCGTTCGTTTATTTATGTGGAGGATGCGGTGG encodes the following:
- a CDS encoding NAD-dependent epimerase/dehydratase family protein; this translates as MRALVTGGAGFIGSHLVERLLAEGYSVTVLDDLSGGRLENLDGVRDHPGLQVIIGDVRDRAALQAALEEVEMVFHLAAVVGVPRVLADPLRTIQVNVEGTERVLEACAERGIPVCVASSSEVYGKGVRWPAGEADDLRLGPPTVSRWAYAVSKLLDEHLAVAWARRGLQVSVVRYFNVYGPRADPHGYGYVVARFMDQALRGEPLTVYGDGRQTRSFIYVEDAVEGTLRAGWLPAAFGHVFNIGHPEEISILALAEKIRSISGSRAPIRFLPFSEVYGPDFEEVPHRVPDVSKARALLGFEAR